The proteins below come from a single Benincasa hispida cultivar B227 chromosome 4, ASM972705v1, whole genome shotgun sequence genomic window:
- the LOC120076785 gene encoding uncharacterized protein LOC120076785 isoform X2, protein MGTKVQCKSSLPGFYPMRELNNDSNSHSWHLYYGERSFTNAQYHKVVLPRASANGYLGDDKDVVKQKMLEHEAIFKNQVFELHRLYRRQRDLMDKIKSTELSRNRLHVDSLLSSSALTSQVTSEDASRRNLPCFPKANSSTARFSISGVEEGHSSLNSIKGNSQMPYFFPPQSESTVKDLQVLESRPTKFRRKMLDLQLPADEYIDSEDGEQFHDGNVADTLSHNHITDQKIDLERDVKLYADDIEQTGCLQNARKLGACLEKNTSCLTDLNEPIQLVETNASTYVDPLSSASCHGETQCPYPSSGPKSCPINLQRKDSLNTDNGSDNMTGNNLNFDKNTSRGGILPHFLESGHSYNSKNSFSHGLQTKVWPVSSEPMESFFNEIHEAPPSRSTDKGRAEQSREGQVFGLQFTKRSPEIKGEPLCSFVPSHTSTLHPAAPDLSKSWSNSNSSWESASTNFQKLTTAQAQQCMNSVATMNKNFHSPFHGMESSGERWLLSNDSQLNKGSNSELSYFNRAFLGSSSEYKEEVGHPSSGTHIYQIQGKGNSQAPKDLSPSMSLKLLKDSNHIDMKGPKERNFNMVFSNNSTGQAEPAVGENCKLLPWLRSTTGGNTETTNSERFSSAEEFIYVRSSISSLPDKNSHSTRNDIFNKEFESDSSSKSQKLLKISTCEELQDPKKEMSSLVRPLVPCETKESRECRVLDINLPCDPLVSESDNLHSEKLNEAKACSFGLIDLNLSLSDDEESFRPTPKSTVRMWGEIDLEAPATSVTEDIVPAEEIIETMHELSSKPHCKDINQEDELMELAAEAMVSISSSICHISLEDATCSAAQDCTDNLLNLLVEMAFLCSDGYESESLAALRAKPSNELESSLEGMDTFESMTLGLIETKAEEYMPKSLVPGHTTMEEKAINLLQNRPRRGQARRGRQRRDFQRDILPGLASLSRQEVTEDLNTFGGLMRAMGHVWTSGLAKRNSSRNVASGKGRRRSVISPSPQPTENLPLLPQPSNTEMGLDKRSLTGWGKTTRRPRRQRVPAGNLAAIALV, encoded by the exons ATGGGGACTAAAGTGCAATGCAAAAGTTCCTTGCCAGGATTTTACCCAATGAGGGAACTTAACAATGATTCTAACAGTCATAGCTGGCACCTATATTATGGTGAAagatccttcacaaatgctcaatATCACAAGGTTGTCTTGCCAAGGGCTAGTGCAAATGGATATCTAGGTGATGATAAGGATGTGGTGAAGCAAAAAATGCTTGAACATGAGGCCATTTTTAAAAATCAG GTGTTCGAACTTCACCGACTGTACAGAAGACAAAGAGATCTAATGGATAAAATCAAATCCACAGAACTCAGCAGAAACCGTTTACATGTAGATTCATTACTCTCGTCGAGCGCCTTGACATCTCAAGTTACTTCTGAAGATGCTTCGAGACGTAATCTGCCATGTTTTCCTAAGGCAAATTCGTCTACTGCCAGGTTTTCTATTTCAGGTGTTGAAGAAGGTCATTCTTCTTTGAATTCTATAAAAGGCAATAGCCAGATGCCTTATTTCTTTCCACCACAAAGTGAAAGTACTGTGAAGGACTTGCAGGTTCTTGAGTCCAGACCGACAAAGTTCAGGAGAAAAATGTTGGACCTTCAGCTTCCTGCTGATGAATACATTGATAGCGAAGATGGGGAACAATTTCATGATGGAAATGTGGCTGACACATTAAGTCACAATCACATCACCGACCAAAAGATTGACCTTGAGAGAGATGTCAAGTTATATGCTGATGATATCGAGCAAACTGGTTGCCTGCAAAATGCTCGTAAATTGGGCGCATGTTTAGAAAAAAACACAAGTTGTTTAACTGACTTAAATGAGCCCATTCAACTTGTAGAAACCAATGCTTCAACTTATGTTGATCCTCTAAGTTCTGCTTCTTGTCATGGGGAGACTCAATGTCCCTATCCATCTTCAGGGCCAAAGTCCTGTCCTATAAATTTGCAGAGGAAAGATTCTCTCAATACTGATAATGGAAGTGATAATATGACAGGAAACAATCTCAATTTCGATAAAAACACCAGTAGAGGAGGAATTTTACCCCATTTTCTTGAATCAG GGCATAGTTACAACTCCAAGAATTCATTTTCTCATGGACTTCAAACTAAAGTATGGCCTGTTTCTTCTGAGCCTATGGAAAGTTTCTTCAATGAAATTCATGAAGCTCCACCTTCTCGTTCGACAGATAAAGGTAGGGCAGAACAGTCGAGGGAGGGGCAGGTCTTTGGTTTGCAGTTTACGAAAAGAAGTCCTGAGATTAAGGGCGAACCACTATGCTCCTTCGTCCCTTCTCATACATCCACCCTACATCCAGCTGCTCCTGATCTTAGCAAGTCCTGGTCTAACTCCAATTCATCTTGGGAAAGTGCAAGTACTAACTTTCAGAAGTTAACAACCGCACAAGCTCAGCAATGTATGAATTCAGTAGCTACCATGAACAAGAATTTTCATTCCCCGTTTCATGGTATGGAGAGTTCTGGAGAAAGGTGGCTTCTTAGTAATGATTCCCAACTCAATAAAGGTTCCAATAGCGAGTTGTCTTACTTTAACAGGGCTTTTCTTGGATCTTCATCTGAGTACAAGGAAGAAGTAGGCCACCCCTCTTCTGGCACTCACATCTATCAGATACAGGGTAAGGGTAACAGTCAAGCTCCCAAAGACTTAAGTCCTTCCATGTCATTGAAACTCCTCAAGGATTCAAATCATATTGACATGAAAGGTccaaaagagagaaattttAACATGGTgttttcaaataattcaactgGTCAAGCAGAACCGGCGGTTGGGGAAAATTGTAAATTGTTACCTTGGCTCAGAAGTACAACTGGTGGAAACACTGAAACTACCAATTCAGAGAGATTCTCAAGTGCCGAGGAATTTATTTATGTTAGATCTTCAATAAGTTCTTTGCCTGATAAAAATTCTCATTCAACTCGTAATGACATTTTCAACAAAGAGTTTGAATCAGACAGTTCTTCTAAGAGTCAAAAACTTCTTAAAATATCAACTTGTGAAGAATTACAGGATCCCAAGAAAGAAATGTCTTCTCTTGTTCGACCCTTGGTCCCGTGTGAAACTAAAGAAAGCAGGGAATGTCGAGTACTTGATATCAATTTGCCTTGTGATCCTTTGGTTTCTGAATCAGACAATCTCCACTCAGAGAAACTGAATGAAGCAAAAGCTTGCAGTTTTGGACTCATCGATTTGAACTTGAGTCTAAGTGATGATGAAGAATCTTTTAGACCGACTCCTAAATCGACCGTCAGAATGTGGGGAGAGATAGATTTGGAAGCCCCTGCAACTTCTGTGACCGAAGATATTGTTCCTGCTGAAGAAATTATAGAAACGATGCATGAATTATCTTCAAAACCACACTGCAAAGACATAAACCAAGAAGATGAACTCATGGAGTTAGCAGCGGAGGCAATGGTTTCCATTTCCTCGTCTATTTGTCACATCTCCTTGGAGGATGCAACTTGCAGTGCAGCACAAGATTGTACGGACAATCTGCTTAATTTGTTGGTGGAGATGGCTTTCTTATGCTCAGATGGTTATGAAAGTGAGTCTCTAGCAGCATTGAGAGCCAAACCAAGTAATGAATTGGAGTCTTCATTAGAAGGGATGGACACCTTTGAGTCCATGACATTGGGACTGATAGAAACCAAAGCAGAAGAATATATGCCGAAGTCCTTGGTTCCAGGACATACAACAATGGAAGAAAAAGCAATTAATTTGCTGCAAAATCGTCCTCGAAGAGGCCAGGCTAGGAGAGGCAGGCAACGGAGGGACTTCCAAAGGGACATTCTTCCTGGCCTTGCTTCTCTATCAAGACAAGAAGTTACAGAAGATCTTAATACATTTGGAGGGCTTATGAGGGCAATGGGTCATGTGTGGACTTCAGGCTTGGCCAAGAGGAACTCGTCGAGAAACGTTGCCTCTGGCAAGGGACGGCGGCGATCAGTGATCAGCCCCTCCCCACAGCCAACTGAGAATCTTCCACTGCTGCCTCAGCCTAGTAACACTGAGATGGGACTTGACAAAAGGAGCTTGACAGGGTGGGGGAAGACAACTAGACGGCCCCGCCGACAAAGAGTCCCGGCCGGTAATCTTGCAGCTATTGCTTTAGTTTAG